Within Triticum dicoccoides isolate Atlit2015 ecotype Zavitan chromosome 1B, WEW_v2.0, whole genome shotgun sequence, the genomic segment TGACGGCCAGAAACCACTTGAACATGTGATCTAACGGCTGAGAATCTGATAGCGTGAGAAGGCAGGAAAGGGGTTCAGTTATACTGTTATAGCGTGAGAAGGCAGGAAAGGGGTTCAGTTATACTGTCCTAAATTATCGCAAGTTTCCAGTTCCCATGTTAACGTGCATTTGTTCCCAACTTTCCGTGACATGTCATAATTCGCcgtttttccccttttttttgaTGCTGTTCCCCACCAAATGGAGCAAGCCCATGGCACGCTGCCTGCTCCTCCGCCGCCACCTCacggccgccaccgccaccgccgcagccACGGCGCCGCTCCCCGCGAGGAGCGCCCACCGGGTGCTCGACAGGAGCGCGCAAACCGACCGTATCCAGGAGCTTGCGCGGCTCGGCCGCCTGCGGGAGGCCCGGGAGGTGTTCGACGCCATGCCACACCGCAGCATCTTCGCCTGGAACACCATGATCTCCGCCTACTGCCACAGTGGGATGCTCGAGGACGCGAGGTCCCTCGTCGACGCCATCTCCGGAGGGAACGTGCGCACGAGCACCATCCTGCTGTCGGGGTACGCCCGCCTCGGCCGCGTGCTCGACGCCCGCAGGGTGTTCGACGGAATGCTCGAGCGGAACACCATCGCGTGGAACGCCATGGTCAGCTGCTATGTCCGCAACGGGGACGTCACTATGGCGCGCAGGCTGTTCGACGCGATGCCGAGCAAGGACGTCACGTCGTGGAACTCGATGCTCACCGGGTACTGCCACAGCCGGCAGATGGTGGATGCATGGCATCTGTTTGAGCAAATGCCAGAGCGCAACTTGGTTTCTTGGACAGTGGTGATCTCTGGGTATGCTAGAATCGAGCAGCATCGCAAGGCTTGGGACATCTTTTGCATGATGCACCGTGAAGGCGTGTCACCAGACCAGTCAAACTTCGCATCTGTGCTTTTAGCTGTGACGGGTCTTCGGGATCTTTGTGTTCTAGAGGGCCTACGCCCTTTAGCCCTTAAGACAGGATTTGAGAGTGATGTGGTCATTGGGACATCAATGCTAAATGCATATACTAGGGATGCAAGTGCGCTTGACACTGCAATGAAATTCTTCGAGGGTATGCCAGAGAGGAATGAGTACACATGGTCAACTATGATCGCTGCACTATCTCATGGTGGTCGAATCGATGCTGCTACTGCCGTCTATGAAAGAGACCCTGTAAAGTCCATTCCATGCCAGACTGCACTGCTCACAGGCTTAGCTCGATGTGGCAGGATTACTGATGCAAGGATTTTATTTGATCAGATTCCTGATCCTATTGTTGTGTCCTGGAACGCCATGATTACTGGGTATATGCAGAATGGAATGGTTGATGAGGCAAAGGAGCTGTTCGATAGGATGCCTTTCAGGAACACAATATCCTGGGCTGGAATGATTGCGGGGTATGCACAGAATGGAAGGAGTCAAGAAGCTTTGGATTTACTCCAAGCACAGCATAGGAACGGGATGTTACCTAGCCTATCTAGTTTGACCAGTAGCTTCTTTGCTTGTTCAAATATTGGAGCTCTTGAGACAGGAAAACAAGTGCATTCACTTGCGGTCAAGGCCGGTTGCCAGTTCAATAGCTATGTAGGTAATGCTCTCATTACTATGTATGGCAAGTGCGGAAACATGGAGTATGTGAGACAGGTCTTCAGTCGAATGCGAGTGAAAGACACTGTGTCATGGAACTCATTTATTTCGGCACTTGTGCACAATAATATGCTGGAGGATGCAAGACATATATTTGACAATATGCTCAGTCGGGATGTTGTCTCTTGGACTACGATAATATCTGCATATGCACAGGCTGACCGGGGGACTGAGGCAGTGGAGTTTTTCAAAATAATGTTACACAAGCATGAAGTACCAAATTCCCCGATATTAACTATACTTCTCAGCATTTGTGGAAGTCTTGGTGCTCCTAAGCTTGGGCAGCAAATCCACACAGTAGCCATCAAACACGGAAGGGATTCAGAACTTATAGTCGCTAATGCTCTCATGTCAATGTATTTCAAGTGTGGTTCTGCAGATTCTCATAAGGTTTTTGATTCAATGGAGGAACGGGACATATTTACATGGAATTCCTTCATTACAGGTTGTGCACAACATGGCCTTGGAAGAGAGGCCATCAAGATGTATAAACATATGAGATCTGCAGGGGTGTTGCCAAATGAGGTCACTTTTGTGGGGCTTTTAAATGCATGCAGCCATGCTGGTTTGGTAGATGAAGGTTGGCAATTTTTCAAGTCAATGAGCAGGGATTATGGACTGACTCCTCTGCTGGAACACTATGCATGCATGGTGGATCTACTTGGGCGAACTGGTAATGTGGAAGGAGCTGAACAATTTATATATGATATGCCTATTGAGCCAGATGCAGTGATTTGGAGTGCTCTTCTTGGGGCATGCAAGATTCACAAGAATGCGGAAATCGGTAGAAGGGCTGCTGAAAGACTCTTTGCTATTGAGCCATCAAATTCTGGCAACTATGTCATGTTATCAAATATATATTCTTCTCTAGGGATGTGGGTAGAAGTTGCGGAGGTACGGAGAATTATGAAACAACAAGGTGTCACAAAAGAGCCTGGCTGTAGCTGGATGCAGATTAGGAACAAAGTGTACTCATTTGTCACTGGAGATAAACAGCATGAGCAAATTGAAGAGATAGAATCTACCCTCCAGGATTTGTACACTTCGTTAAGGACTGCAGGCTATGTGCCTGACACTGAATTTGTTCTCCATGACATCGATGAAGAGCAGAAGGAGAGTTCCCTTCTGTATCACAGTGAGAAGCTTGCTGTTGCTTATGGCCTTCTTGTTACACCCCAGGGCATGCCTATACAGATAATGAAGAACCTTAGGATATGTGGTGACTGTCACACTTTCTTCAAGTTTGTGTCACAAGTCACCAAGAGAGATATTGACATTAGGGATGGAAATCGGTTTCATCATTTTAGGaatggaagttgttcatgtggtgaCTTCTGGTGATACCCTGTTTTGACTTCTTTTTTTCTGTAAGCCCCAAAGTAGATACATTCTGATGATTCCAGATGAGATGTTGGGTTGCCATTCAGAAGATTTTGTTAGAGTTATAACACACAAAGCAGAGAAGAGTATACTGACTGACTACAGTATGTTGCTATGCTGTGGCCTACAACGAGTTCGTGGATGCAATATTGAGATAGTCAACAGCCTGTTAAACCCTAGAAGCGCCTGGATTGGAATCTGGTAAGTGCTTAAAATATATGCTTATCCAGTTTGCTTTTCGCTGCATGTCAATTATCAATCTATTCAACAGCAAACCTTGTGACCATTTTGCATGGTAGCTTAACAAGAGGAAACAAAGGGAAGCTGGATAGGTGCAGCTGAAAGACTTAAACAACACCTCATTGCTCGTGCAAGAGCGCGATGCTGCATGACAGATAAACTATCAATGTATATCAACTGTATGCAGGCAAGTTGACACTGTTGATGAAAAGAGACATTTCCTATGTCGCCTAATTCCTGTTCTCTTACCATGCGTGTTCAGTGTAACGGCCTAGTCTTAGTGTTGTATAGGATTCTTTTCTATCAATGCAATGAAACGCAAAGCTTTTGTGTGTTCTCGGGAGGGAATCCTATGGCTCGACAAGAGAAGAAATTGATACTGAATTCATACCTCTTCCTAGGTTGACGCTTGGACAGACATGCTCTCTACCAAATGAAACCATCAGGGCTGTCAAAAGTGTTCTGGGTTGACAAACTATTGTAGCTTGTCTCGAGCCCAGTTGAGCTGAGATCGAGCTTGTCTAAATTAGGCTCGAATCCGTACTTGTATATAATATAACATATGTATGTATTTCATTTCAAGCCTTACCAGGTGGAACTCGAGCATATTGTAATCTTGGCCTGAGCCCAGTTGAGCTGAGATCGAGCTTGTGTAGATTAGGCTCAAATTCATACTTGTGTAATATACCACATTTATGTGCCAGGCCAAGCTCGACCATATATTATACTCATATATGTGTATTTACAGAATAATTCGGCCTTAGGAGTAGGAGTTGAGGCTGAGCATGATCGAGCCTATAGTATAGTCATATATGTGTATTTGTAGAGTTACCGATCCTTATCAAATCAAGCTAGAGTCAATTCGAGCTTTGATGAGTTCGACTCTGCTCTAGCTAGTTGGCAGCCCTGGTATATGATAGGCTAGCAACATCACCATGATGTCTGTTTCTCTCAgcaacatgtatattgtttaaacaATGATGTGGCATTAAAGATTTTAATTGTCTGAATTGCTTGTACTCAATTTGATGTGCTAATCACCGTTGTCCTTTTTGGTTGTGGCAGGGAACTATGGCTGAATGACAGTGATGTTATGTGTCATCTATCATGGGTGCTCATTCTGTTTATGTCGAAAGGCCTTTATATTCTTGTAAACTGAGAGTTTGCAGACCCTACACATGATCTGGCTCTGAAGATAACTTAGACAAGATTATCGGTGGAAGCTAACTTTCTGTCTTATTCACAAGGCTCGCTGACATCCTAAATTGCAGCTTTTGTAACTATATGGAAGATTGAAATCGATGTGTGACGGTGCTGCAAATTTATGCCAAATCTGTTTCAACCTATACTCTAGTCAAATGTAGGAGTTTGTAGGTAACTGACAAAGTAAATAAACTGGAGCAAAGTAGTTCCTGAAGATTCTAGTAGTTCTGCAGTGAAAATCACTACGAAATTACGAGTGCTACGTAACATTCTAGCAGTTCTGCACTGAAGATTCAAGTGCAGTTCTATTGTCGAATGTGTAAGGGTGTTCACAATCCTGCCTGATTTTGTCCTTCAGTGTCAGTTAAATAGTACGTAGCAGAGCGCAGAGATGGTTCGTAAGATCCAGAGGTGGTTTTCTGGGAGTTTACAACATGGTGCACCTGGGTTTGGCTACCCTGCTGCTGTGCTGCATGTGTTGCCAATTAAAATGGGAGTCTGAAAAAAAAAGAGCCCTCAGAGGGTTTGAACGGGAGCATGACCGCGACCGCGGCCACCGCCGCCCGGATCGGCCGCTCCGTCCACCTCCGAGCGCCGAACGGgagtttacagaggaagtactaCTGAAAACAGAGGCTCGAGTAGATTATATACACACAAGTGGAAATCTATATTCTACTGCCTTGCCTTGTACGGCGGGCTGCTATCATATTGACGCAAATGGCTTTGTTATGCATCGCCACATGCACACACATATATATTTTGGACTGAAGgagctccagactcttttttttcgaaacggaggcaaaaatattttagtattctaaacttTGTAAACTCCCAGATGGACTGAAGGAGCTCCATAATTGATGGACTGAAGGACGGAGCGGCCGATCCGggcggcggtggccgcggtcaTCGGCGCAACCATCTAAACTTGGGAGATATTTTTTAAAGCTTGCCGGCGTCTAGAACTTATTTCCCAATGAGATAATTGGGCTCCCCGCTCTTCGTTTGGCAATTGAAGGTGGATCTATAATTTCTCAAGGACAAAGTTGCGAACAAGTTGGTCACTTACGAAGGCTGCGGTCTACTTCATCACACCTCTAGTTATTCCGCCAAGTTCCCTACATAATGTTAACAAGCTTGAATGGGTATTCCATTGGCTCGTTTCCCATAGGACGACATGTGCGAAATGAGAGGTCAATTGGGAGGTCGTTTTTCCGGCCACATGAGTATGATGGCTTTGGGGTCCTCAACACCGCCAAGTTTATGTGTGCTTTGTGCTTGAGATGGCCTTGATATGAGTGGAAGGAACCAACCAAAGTGTGGGTTGGCACGGGAATTCCATGTGACAAGGAGGACCTCAACTTTTTCTATGCGTCAACAACCATCGCCATGGGGAATGGTACGAAGACCCCCTTGGGTCTCTCCATGGCTCCTTGGGAGCAACCCAAAGACATCGCTCCTCTCATCTTGGAGGCCTCTTTGAGAGATATGGAAGGTGCGAGAGACTCAAAAGAACAATACATGGATCCTCAAGATCAACCCATCCATCATCGTTTCCATTGAGCACATCCGCCAATTATTTTCCCTTTGGATGCTCGTTCACGACTTCCATCTTGGTGAACACTTCGAGGAGGTCATTGTGTGGAAGCACACGGTTAGTGGGCACTACTCGGTGACCTCCGCATACAAGGCTCGGTTCTTAGGCTTGATTCCCTCTCATATGGAGCAAAATGGTTTGGAAGGTTTGAGCGCCTCCAAAAGTTAACTTCTTTGCTTGGTTGGCGATCTGAGATAGGATTTGGACCATCAATAGGTTGGCCAAGCGGGGATGGACAAATTGTGGTCTTTGTCTCCTTTGCAAGAAGAAACAAGAACGCAAGGCACATCTTTTCTTCAAATGTCAATACTCTTGAAACTTGATCATTAAGAAGCTTCACCTTGCGAACATGGACACATCTTAATGGCCTTTGGAGGGCTTCATCAAGGATTGGTGGACAAGTATAACCGGTGTGGGCATCCCTCATCGAAAAGCCAAGGCTTCCGCTTACCATGCTTGTGTCCTAGACCATTTTGAATGAGAGAATCGCCTGTATGTTCCGCCACAAGAGCTTCCCACGAAAATCTTGCTCAATATCATTATAATCAAGGCAAACCTATGGGTCACCGCGGGTGCGAAGAAACTAGAGTCAATTGTATTGCGAGAATAATCCCCCATGTAGTGTCTATGGGTCATTTATAACCAACTCTATTATCTTCTTAAATAGTAATGGACAAGGTAAATTTTATGCCTCCGTTTCAAGAAAACAAATAGCAGAAGGCGTCCAACAGGCTGACTAATCTAAAAATGGGAACGGTACATTGTTGGTCACTCGGAAAATGTTTTTACTAAGGTATGGAGAACCGTTCCACAGCCATATCATGCATTCAAGTGCATTCCGCCCCAGGCAGGCCTCAGCCAGCCAGCCATTTTTTAACATAGTACAATCGCAGATGTTCACACATACACGCACAATACTCATCTCTATGAATCTCATGCACGCATAGCCCCTATGAGCACCTTGTAGTGAACGGAAACATCTCTCCCCTTACTAAACAAACATTGTCGAGAAGTCTGAAATAAACTCAGAAAAATACGATCATCAGGGGCGAGTCTATGACTTAAAACCCCGGTGAGCTAGTTTCAGCCCAAGAGACCTAAACCATTTTTGAGGTTCACTTCAAGCAGCCAATTATCAGTGGTGGAACTGAAGCGATAACACTGGACGGTTGCACCGACGGCCTCCGAGTCCCCGTCTGGCAGCAGCAGGCATCCATCTTTCCAGGGAGACAGAGCTTCAAGGCCCGCGTTATGCCGCCCAGGTGCAGGCAGCGTTCGTGCTACAACAAATCTGGCAGAACGATAAGACTCTTAtcatagtactccctccgctccgaattacttgtcttggtttTGTCTAGATAAATCTGAGTCTAGAtaaatctgtatctagacaaatccaagacaagtaatttggaacgaagggagtatatagtAAGAGAAAGCACCAGATCCTGTCGAGTCAAGAGAAAGCGAAAGCGCAGCCGCTGTGCAGATAGGTGGAAAAACAACGACAGAACGCAAGCTGCATGCGGCCTCAACTTGGGCGTCAGCCGAGCAAGGGGAGCTCGCCACCTGCGGCTTTCCCGAAGAGCGGTGCACGCAAAGCGACGGCGCCGAAACCATGGTCGCGGGCTCGCGTGGGCGAGAAGTATGTGCAAGAGTTGCCTACTTGGGCTGCGGCCGCCAACGTGGCCGCACCCGATGCCGGCCTTCCCTCTCCTGGTGGCATGGCATGGTCAAACCGTGCACCCCGCTCGCCGTTTCCCGGCTAAAAAAACCGCGGCGCTGCGTCCATTTTCAGAGCTCGGGCCGCCCTGCTGGTGTGGTGATCGGATAGGGCTGGGCCGGGCTTGGATTACGACATGCGACTCCGCGGTCACCGGATAAACAAACAAACTAGAGGATGCGTCCACGAATCGTTGCTCGCTCCGTACGGCACATGAGCAGTCAAAATTCACAATTGCAACAACAACTCCACAACCTCAAAAAAGTCGCAAGGGAGGGAGGGATTAGGGGGGATGTTTCTCTCGTACTACTCCCTTTGCTTGCCCGTCCCCAACGATGGTGACAACACTGTAAACATCACTCTTTGTCCACGACAGGCATCTTTGTCCGTAGCCGATAGCCAGAGCATAGAGTGAGGGGAAACCGTCCATCTCCGTCCCTCTCCCGACCCACCGGGTTCATGTACACTTACTTGCATCGACCATGACAACGGCACGGCTTGATTGCCCAACTGACTGACTGATTAAGCACATAGTATCACTGATTAAGCTCATAGTATCACTATCACTAGCtacgcttttttttttcttttatgaaagGGGCCACATGGCCCCCATTTTTATTATGAAAATAGGAGTCTGGATACAGCAAAACGCAACACCACACCGTTTTTTCATAGACCTCATGCATCACCTCACCAGCTAATGAACAACCTATATCCTATACATATAACCACATTTATAGGATGCCAAACCACCCACTACCGGGGAGAGAGAGTAGACTTTTAACATCTTTATAATTTGCACATCAGCCAAAACAATAAGCAAGTCTACAACCTAAACGCACTGCAGAGCCGCCCGATTTTTCACGTAGAGACAAAGCACGGTCTTTGAGCAGAAGGATTTCACTCATACGCTCTTTTGTAGGCTTCGTTTGCTACTCGAGACAGCCTCTTGGAAACCTCTCTAAGCATTTTTTTTTTGCACTCCTTTTCTCTGCAGAATCACCCATGAATCCAAAAAAGAACACAGAGTAAATATTAAATTGATAGGATTTgaaaggaaaacacatggaaaacaGGATACGTTCCTTGTTTTCCAAATTGTCCGGA encodes:
- the LOC119349091 gene encoding pentatricopeptide repeat-containing protein At4g14050, mitochondrial-like: MLFPTKWSKPMARCLLLRRHLTAATATAAATAPLPARSAHRVLDRSAQTDRIQELARLGRLREAREVFDAMPHRSIFAWNTMISAYCHSGMLEDARSLVDAISGGNVRTSTILLSGYARLGRVLDARRVFDGMLERNTIAWNAMVSCYVRNGDVTMARRLFDAMPSKDVTSWNSMLTGYCHSRQMVDAWHLFEQMPERNLVSWTVVISGYARIEQHRKAWDIFCMMHREGVSPDQSNFASVLLAVTGLRDLCVLEGLRPLALKTGFESDVVIGTSMLNAYTRDASALDTAMKFFEGMPERNEYTWSTMIAALSHGGRIDAATAVYERDPVKSIPCQTALLTGLARCGRITDARILFDQIPDPIVVSWNAMITGYMQNGMVDEAKELFDRMPFRNTISWAGMIAGYAQNGRSQEALDLLQAQHRNGMLPSLSSLTSSFFACSNIGALETGKQVHSLAVKAGCQFNSYVGNALITMYGKCGNMEYVRQVFSRMRVKDTVSWNSFISALVHNNMLEDARHIFDNMLSRDVVSWTTIISAYAQADRGTEAVEFFKIMLHKHEVPNSPILTILLSICGSLGAPKLGQQIHTVAIKHGRDSELIVANALMSMYFKCGSADSHKVFDSMEERDIFTWNSFITGCAQHGLGREAIKMYKHMRSAGVLPNEVTFVGLLNACSHAGLVDEGWQFFKSMSRDYGLTPLLEHYACMVDLLGRTGNVEGAEQFIYDMPIEPDAVIWSALLGACKIHKNAEIGRRAAERLFAIEPSNSGNYVMLSNIYSSLGMWVEVAEVRRIMKQQGVTKEPGCSWMQIRNKVYSFVTGDKQHEQIEEIESTLQDLYTSLRTAGYVPDTEFVLHDIDEEQKESSLLYHSEKLAVAYGLLVTPQGMPIQIMKNLRICGDCHTFFKFVSQVTKRDIDIRDGNRFHHFRNGSCSCGDFW